The proteins below are encoded in one region of Flavobacterium sp. IMCC34852:
- a CDS encoding phosphoribosyltransferase family protein, with protein sequence MGQNIILQHQEIEHKIRRIAYQIYETFADEQEIVLAGIANNGYILAEKIGAVLNNISDIKIVLCEVKIDKQHPFNPIITSVSKEAYSGKNLVLVDDVLNSGTTLVYGVKHFLEVPIKKFKTVVLIDRNHKKYPVKADFKGISLSTSSKEHVHVVFEEGNNHAYLV encoded by the coding sequence ATGGGGCAAAATATCATTCTTCAGCATCAGGAAATAGAGCATAAAATAAGACGTATTGCTTATCAGATATATGAAACTTTTGCCGATGAACAAGAAATCGTATTGGCCGGCATAGCCAATAACGGGTATATTTTGGCGGAAAAAATTGGTGCGGTTTTAAATAACATATCTGATATTAAAATTGTTTTATGTGAAGTTAAAATTGACAAACAGCATCCTTTTAATCCAATTATAACTTCGGTATCCAAGGAAGCTTACAGCGGAAAAAATTTAGTATTGGTGGATGACGTACTGAATTCGGGAACAACCTTAGTCTATGGTGTAAAACATTTTTTAGAAGTACCAATTAAAAAGTTTAAAACGGTAGTCTTAATCGACCGAAACCACAAAAAATATCCGGTCAAAGCCGACTTCAAAGGTATTTCACTTTCTACTTCCTCCAAAGAACATGTGCATGTGGTTTTTGAGGAAGGCAACAATCATGCTTACTTAGTTTAG
- a CDS encoding shikimate kinase — MQKIVLVGYMAVGKSTVGKILAENRQIKWVDLDKIIESNTKLSVSEIFQEKGEIYFRKQEHLEFLKLIKAEEDLVISTGGGTPCYANNHLLLNGNNVVSFYLSASIDAIYYRLKEHTAERPLVANQSEEELKEFIAKNLFDRSYYYHQATFKINTDGKTPEAIVKEIEALLN; from the coding sequence ATGCAGAAAATTGTTTTAGTAGGGTATATGGCAGTCGGAAAGTCAACCGTTGGCAAAATCTTAGCTGAAAACAGACAGATAAAGTGGGTAGATTTAGATAAAATTATTGAAAGCAATACAAAACTATCGGTTAGTGAAATTTTTCAAGAGAAAGGAGAAATTTATTTTAGGAAGCAAGAACACCTCGAATTTCTAAAACTGATAAAAGCTGAAGAAGATTTAGTCATCAGTACCGGCGGAGGAACACCATGTTACGCCAACAACCATTTACTGCTCAATGGCAATAATGTCGTTTCTTTTTATCTTTCAGCGAGTATAGATGCAATTTACTATAGGCTAAAAGAGCATACCGCCGAAAGACCTTTAGTAGCCAACCAATCCGAAGAAGAACTTAAAGAGTTTATCGCCAAAAACCTATTTGATCGCAGTTATTACTACCATCAGGCTACTTTTAAAATCAATACCGATGGCAAAACACCCGAGGCTATAGTTAAAGAAATTGAAGCTTTACTAAACTAA
- a CDS encoding MerR family transcriptional regulator yields the protein MNNVKSVFSIKDLENLSGIKAHTIRIWEKRYNVLEPMRTETNIRMYDLENLQKLLNITLLHNYGYKISKISELSSERIPELVNEIISEKSAKHHAISAFKMAMMNFDHSLFFTTYNKLLSEKSFREIFYEVFIPLIGEIGLLWQTNTITPAHEHFISYLIKQKILTFTEKVQILEPTKTDRVFVLYLPMNEIHELGLMYLNYEILSQGYKTIYLGESVPTDSLKDMKKHFDNITYICYMTVEPNQYEVNNYIKSLNEQILEKSSKLWLIGRMTENVEAKMITDKITTFSSIRELVEFI from the coding sequence ATGAACAATGTTAAGTCGGTATTCAGTATAAAAGACCTGGAAAACCTTTCAGGAATCAAAGCGCACACCATTAGAATATGGGAGAAACGGTACAATGTTTTAGAACCCATGCGTACAGAAACCAACATCCGGATGTATGATTTGGAGAATTTGCAAAAATTACTAAACATTACATTACTGCACAACTACGGTTATAAAATCTCAAAAATTTCTGAACTTTCTTCAGAAAGAATTCCGGAATTAGTGAATGAAATTATTTCGGAAAAAAGCGCTAAACATCATGCTATAAGTGCTTTCAAGATGGCTATGATGAATTTTGACCATTCGCTTTTCTTTACCACTTATAACAAATTGCTTTCTGAAAAATCATTCAGAGAAATATTCTATGAGGTTTTTATACCGCTTATTGGTGAAATAGGGTTGCTATGGCAAACCAACACCATCACACCGGCGCATGAACATTTCATCTCTTATCTCATTAAACAAAAAATACTAACCTTTACTGAAAAAGTTCAGATACTTGAGCCTACTAAAACAGATAGGGTTTTTGTTTTATACTTACCCATGAATGAGATACACGAATTGGGTTTAATGTATCTGAATTATGAAATATTAAGTCAAGGATACAAAACAATTTATCTTGGGGAGAGCGTCCCTACAGACAGCTTAAAAGACATGAAAAAACACTTTGACAACATTACATATATTTGTTATATGACGGTTGAACCCAACCAATATGAAGTCAATAATTACATCAAAAGTTTGAATGAGCAAATTTTGGAAAAATCTTCCAAACTCTGGCTGATAGGAAGAATGACAGAAAATGTTGAGGCCAAAATGATTACAGATAAAATCACTACTTTTAGCTCCATTAGAGAATTAGTTGAATTTATATAG
- a CDS encoding phytoene desaturase family protein, which translates to MKKEIKIIGSGFSSLAAACYLAQQGHDVVVYEKNSTVGGRARQLKKDGFTFDIGPTWYWMPDVFERFFADFGKKPSDYYELIKLSPAYQVYFGINEFVTIADNLPEIINTFEAIEKGSGKKLEAFMKEAQSNYNIAIKDLVYRPGVSPLELVTLETAKKVNQFFGNISKDIRRRFTNSKLIQILEFPVLFLGAKPSDTPSFYSFMNFADFGLGTWHPKNGMYSVILAMEKLAIELGVVIHTNSNIEKIEVENGTATAIVVNGTVIKGDIILSGADYHHSESLLDEKYRAYSEKYWDKRTFAPSSLLFYVGFDKKIENVEHHSLFFDVDFDTHAKAIYDTPLWPKEPLFYASFPSKTDENAAPEGQEAGIFLIPIAPGLEDTPDLRDLYFDKIITRFEKLTQQSVKNNVIFKESFCVKDFIKDYNSYKGNAYGLANTLLQTAFLRPKLKSKKVNNLFFTGQLTVPGPGVPPSLISGKLVAELIAKNL; encoded by the coding sequence ATGAAAAAAGAAATTAAAATAATCGGCTCCGGCTTTTCATCACTTGCTGCTGCTTGCTATCTTGCTCAACAAGGCCATGATGTTGTAGTGTATGAAAAAAATTCAACCGTAGGCGGAAGAGCCAGGCAGTTGAAGAAAGACGGTTTTACTTTTGACATTGGTCCAACATGGTATTGGATGCCTGATGTCTTTGAACGTTTCTTTGCTGATTTCGGCAAAAAACCATCTGATTACTATGAGCTCATAAAACTCTCTCCAGCGTATCAAGTTTATTTTGGTATAAACGAATTTGTTACTATTGCTGATAATCTTCCGGAAATCATCAACACTTTTGAAGCTATCGAGAAAGGAAGCGGTAAAAAACTTGAGGCTTTCATGAAAGAAGCCCAAAGCAATTACAACATTGCCATCAAGGACTTGGTTTATCGTCCGGGCGTTTCTCCGTTGGAATTAGTCACTTTGGAAACGGCCAAAAAGGTCAATCAGTTTTTTGGCAACATCTCTAAAGACATTCGCCGAAGATTTACCAATAGCAAGCTAATCCAAATACTGGAATTTCCCGTACTTTTTCTGGGCGCCAAACCTTCAGATACGCCATCATTCTATAGCTTCATGAATTTTGCAGATTTTGGTTTGGGCACATGGCATCCGAAAAACGGAATGTATAGTGTTATATTAGCTATGGAAAAATTAGCCATAGAACTCGGTGTAGTTATCCATACGAATTCAAATATTGAAAAAATTGAAGTCGAGAACGGAACAGCAACCGCAATAGTGGTGAACGGAACAGTAATAAAAGGCGACATCATTCTAAGTGGTGCAGATTACCATCATTCGGAGAGTTTACTGGATGAAAAGTACCGTGCTTACTCGGAAAAATATTGGGATAAACGCACTTTTGCTCCGTCTTCACTCCTGTTTTATGTTGGTTTTGATAAAAAAATTGAAAACGTCGAACACCATTCTTTATTTTTTGACGTAGATTTTGATACCCACGCTAAAGCCATTTATGATACACCACTATGGCCAAAAGAACCTTTATTTTATGCCAGTTTCCCTTCTAAAACCGATGAGAATGCTGCTCCCGAAGGTCAAGAAGCAGGGATATTTTTAATTCCGATTGCTCCGGGTTTAGAAGACACACCGGACTTAAGAGACTTGTATTTTGACAAAATAATAACACGTTTTGAAAAATTAACGCAACAATCTGTCAAAAACAATGTTATCTTTAAAGAATCTTTTTGTGTGAAAGATTTCATCAAAGATTACAATTCTTATAAAGGGAATGCGTATGGGTTAGCCAACACCTTATTGCAAACCGCTTTTTTAAGACCCAAATTGAAAAGTAAAAAAGTTAATAACCTCTTTTTTACCGGACAATTAACAGTTCCCGGCCCGGGTGTTCCACCATCATTGATTTCAGGAAAACTGGTTGCCGAACTTATTGCTAAAAATCTATAA
- a CDS encoding phytoene/squalene synthase family protein: MKSIFDTVSFDCSRNVTKSYSTSFSAAVKMLAPGIRQDIYNIYGFVRFADEIVDTFHDYNKEWLFEQFEKDLSNALENKISLNPVLNSFQHTVHQYDIPHSMIAAFMKSMKLDLHKTHYKSYEEYNEYIYGSADVVGLMCLKVFVKGDNQKFNELEHAAMRLGSAFQKVNFLRDLKADYEDLNRTYFPNTDLSKLDESSKSEIIKEIEADFEAGFQGILKLPLEAKFGVYTAYVYYKKLLSKLKKTPSMEIKNTRIRVPDYEKFGLLAKCYVNYRLNLL; this comes from the coding sequence ATGAAATCAATTTTTGACACCGTATCATTCGATTGCAGCAGAAATGTGACTAAGTCTTACAGCACTTCTTTTTCGGCGGCTGTAAAGATGTTAGCACCCGGAATCCGTCAGGATATCTATAATATTTATGGATTTGTTCGCTTTGCAGATGAAATTGTAGACACTTTTCACGACTACAACAAAGAATGGCTTTTTGAACAATTTGAAAAGGATTTGTCCAATGCGCTGGAAAACAAGATCAGTTTGAATCCGGTGTTGAATTCTTTTCAGCACACGGTTCACCAATATGACATTCCGCATTCAATGATTGCCGCTTTTATGAAGAGTATGAAGTTGGATTTGCATAAAACCCATTATAAATCTTATGAAGAATACAACGAATACATTTACGGTTCTGCCGATGTAGTTGGCCTTATGTGCCTTAAAGTATTTGTAAAGGGAGACAATCAAAAGTTTAACGAATTAGAACACGCTGCCATGCGATTGGGTTCTGCTTTTCAAAAGGTAAATTTTCTGCGCGATTTGAAGGCTGATTATGAAGATTTGAATCGAACGTATTTCCCTAACACCGATTTATCTAAACTGGATGAAAGTTCTAAAAGTGAAATTATCAAAGAAATTGAAGCCGATTTCGAAGCCGGATTTCAAGGTATTTTGAAATTGCCTTTGGAAGCTAAATTTGGGGTTTACACGGCTTATGTTTACTACAAAAAATTGCTGTCGAAATTGAAAAAAACGCCTTCAATGGAAATCAAAAACACCCGAATCCGAGTGCCTGATTACGAAAAATTCGGATTGTTGGCGAAGTGTTATGTTAATTATCGTTTAAACTTATTATAA
- a CDS encoding sterol desaturase family protein: MLLHIIVFIATFCIMEFMAWFSHKYIMHGFLWSLHADHHKKDHDSWFERNDAFFIFYAVVSIGFFLLWQNDILEIGLAIGLGIFAYGLAYFTVHDIFIHQRFKLFRNANNRYAKAVRRAHKMHHKHLGKEDGECFGMLIVPFKYFKK; encoded by the coding sequence ATGTTGCTGCATATTATAGTTTTTATAGCCACTTTTTGCATCATGGAATTTATGGCGTGGTTTAGTCACAAATACATCATGCACGGATTTCTTTGGAGTTTACATGCCGATCACCACAAAAAAGACCACGATTCCTGGTTTGAACGCAATGATGCTTTTTTTATTTTTTATGCTGTAGTCAGTATAGGATTCTTTTTGCTTTGGCAAAATGACATACTAGAAATTGGATTGGCCATCGGTTTAGGGATATTTGCTTATGGACTGGCTTATTTTACCGTTCATGACATCTTCATCCACCAAAGATTTAAATTATTCAGAAATGCCAACAATCGTTATGCGAAAGCAGTAAGACGAGCGCACAAAATGCACCACAAACATTTGGGGAAAGAAGACGGTGAGTGTTTTGGAATGCTCATTGTACCATTTAAATATTTTAAGAAGTGA
- a CDS encoding DUF4252 domain-containing protein: MKITYFIAMLASLLLLSCNSEPSLQKYYVENAGKKDFVSLDISPSIINVDKAKLSEEQKNALESFDKMNILAFKLDEKNKAKYQEESQKLTKILKGEDYQQLMKIGEGKDAASISFVGDEDNIDEFILFAKREENGFAVVRILGNDMNPNNIMNMLSVLKSANIDMEQLKPLEGLMKK, translated from the coding sequence ATGAAAATAACCTATTTTATCGCAATGTTGGCTTCTTTGTTGTTGCTGAGTTGCAATAGCGAGCCCAGTCTGCAAAAGTATTATGTAGAGAATGCAGGTAAGAAAGATTTTGTTTCCTTGGATATCTCTCCAAGTATTATCAATGTAGATAAAGCAAAGTTGTCAGAAGAGCAAAAAAACGCTTTAGAGTCTTTTGATAAAATGAATATTTTGGCCTTCAAATTGGATGAAAAAAATAAAGCGAAATACCAAGAAGAAAGTCAAAAGCTGACCAAAATTCTGAAAGGAGAAGACTACCAACAACTCATGAAAATAGGAGAAGGTAAAGATGCAGCTTCCATCAGTTTTGTGGGTGACGAAGATAATATAGATGAGTTTATTTTATTTGCCAAAAGAGAAGAAAACGGTTTTGCGGTAGTCAGAATTTTAGGCAACGATATGAATCCGAATAACATTATGAACATGTTGTCAGTACTCAAAAGTGCCAACATTGATATGGAACAATTAAAACCCTTGGAAGGTTTGATGAAAAAATAA
- a CDS encoding DUF4252 domain-containing protein, with protein sequence MKNLILTLVLLVSANSLMAQSVFDKFEDQEKIKTVIVNKKMFSLLSKMEVKDKETQQYVNLIKKLDNLKVFVTNSDLKAGEMKATADKYLKSSAMEELMRVNEGGKSVKIYVKSGATDSQVKELLMFIDGSGKEETVLMSLTGDFDLNELSVLTDKMSLPGGADLKKASKGSKGAKGPKGSK encoded by the coding sequence ATGAAGAACTTAATCTTAACATTAGTATTATTAGTATCTGCAAACAGCCTCATGGCGCAGTCGGTTTTTGACAAGTTTGAAGACCAAGAGAAAATAAAAACCGTAATTGTCAATAAAAAAATGTTTTCCTTGTTGAGTAAAATGGAGGTTAAAGACAAAGAAACTCAGCAGTATGTAAACCTGATAAAAAAATTGGACAACCTTAAAGTGTTTGTCACTAATAGCGATTTAAAGGCCGGGGAAATGAAAGCCACAGCCGATAAATACCTTAAGTCTTCTGCCATGGAAGAGCTAATGCGTGTGAACGAAGGCGGAAAAAGCGTAAAAATTTATGTAAAATCAGGCGCTACTGACTCTCAAGTAAAAGAGTTGTTAATGTTTATTGACGGTAGCGGAAAAGAGGAAACCGTTTTAATGTCATTGACCGGAGATTTCGATTTGAATGAGCTTTCGGTATTGACGGATAAAATGAGTTTACCCGGCGGAGCAGATTTAAAAAAGGCCTCCAAAGGAAGTAAAGGTGCAAAAGGACCAAAAGGCTCAAAATAA
- a CDS encoding RNA polymerase sigma factor, translating into MNQKEFMQLVNPFKDKIFRIAKRLLVSTEEAEDATQEVLVKLWNKNESLDEYKSVEAVAMTMTKNYCLDQLKSKRASNMKIVHNNFTDREAGLQQKVEDRDTWNWVEKIMNDLPEQQKLIVQMRDIEEMEFEEIGKILEMNEPAIRTALSRARKTIRETMIKTHHYGIG; encoded by the coding sequence ATGAACCAAAAAGAGTTTATGCAACTGGTTAATCCTTTTAAGGATAAAATCTTTCGAATAGCGAAGCGATTGCTCGTTAGTACGGAGGAAGCCGAAGATGCGACTCAGGAAGTTTTGGTGAAATTATGGAACAAGAATGAAAGTCTGGACGAATACAAAAGTGTAGAAGCCGTTGCGATGACCATGACCAAGAATTATTGTTTAGACCAGTTAAAGTCGAAACGCGCCAGTAATATGAAGATTGTGCACAACAACTTCACCGACAGAGAAGCCGGTTTGCAACAAAAAGTAGAAGACCGTGACACTTGGAATTGGGTGGAAAAAATTATGAATGACTTGCCCGAACAACAAAAACTGATTGTTCAAATGCGCGATATTGAAGAAATGGAATTTGAGGAAATCGGCAAGATATTAGAAATGAATGAGCCGGCAATTCGTACGGCTTTGTCAAGAGCCAGAAAAACAATAAGAGAAACCATGATAAAAACACATCATTATGGCATTGGATAG
- a CDS encoding S41 family peptidase, translating to MKNLLKCVLLLFLFTIPFACEDMDDNPVPSGLQVNDFVWKGMNLYYLWQEDVPDLADNRFASQNDLNDFLEGFDDPTTLFNALRVDNTIDRFSVIYSDYDVLEGVLSGNTLNNGMDYGLRYKSGSTTDIYGWVRYIIPNSDAATKPISRGDIFYAINGTPLTVDNYRTLLANDTYTLNLADYDGGNITPNGESVTLTKTELAENPILLSTVITQGAHNIGYLMYNGFYSSYDTQLNAAFGSFQSQNVTDLVLDLRYNSGGSVATATKLASMITGQFTGQLFAKQQWNAKAQSYFEDNSPESLTNKFIGGLNSLNLNKVYILTTKSSASASELVINCLKPYITVVQIGDITTGKNVGSVTLYDSPTFAKENVNPSHKYAMQPIVLKIVDKNGFGDYTSGISPTTLQPENMTNLGVLGDINEPLLNTAINQIIASGRRAPQVPSVIERDFTDAKAINPLRSEMYVERK from the coding sequence ATGAAGAATTTATTGAAATGCGTTTTACTACTGTTCCTTTTTACTATTCCATTCGCTTGTGAGGATATGGATGACAATCCGGTTCCGAGTGGTTTACAGGTGAATGATTTTGTATGGAAGGGAATGAATTTGTACTATTTGTGGCAAGAAGATGTTCCGGATTTGGCTGACAATCGCTTTGCCTCTCAAAATGATTTGAATGATTTTTTAGAAGGATTTGACGATCCGACAACTCTATTTAATGCCTTAAGAGTAGACAATACCATTGACCGATTTAGTGTAATTTACAGTGATTATGACGTTTTAGAGGGCGTGCTTTCGGGCAATACTTTGAACAACGGTATGGATTACGGTTTGCGTTACAAGTCGGGCAGCACTACTGATATTTACGGTTGGGTTCGCTACATCATACCTAACTCTGATGCTGCCACTAAACCAATAAGTCGAGGAGATATTTTTTATGCTATCAATGGAACACCATTAACTGTAGATAATTACAGAACGCTTTTGGCCAATGACACTTATACGTTAAACTTAGCCGATTATGACGGTGGGAATATTACGCCCAACGGAGAATCGGTAACCTTAACTAAAACCGAATTGGCCGAAAATCCTATCCTTTTGAGTACCGTGATTACACAAGGTGCGCACAACATTGGTTACCTGATGTACAATGGGTTTTATTCAAGTTATGACACCCAATTGAATGCAGCCTTTGGTAGTTTCCAATCCCAAAACGTAACCGATTTGGTGCTTGACTTGCGATACAATTCCGGTGGTTCTGTTGCTACAGCAACCAAATTGGCCAGTATGATTACCGGACAATTTACCGGACAATTGTTTGCCAAACAACAATGGAATGCCAAAGCGCAATCGTATTTTGAAGACAACAGCCCTGAAAGTTTAACCAATAAATTTATCGGAGGATTAAATAGTTTGAACCTCAACAAAGTTTACATTTTAACTACAAAATCTTCTGCTTCAGCCAGCGAATTAGTGATTAATTGTTTGAAACCTTATATAACCGTAGTGCAGATAGGCGATATCACCACCGGAAAAAATGTAGGCTCTGTAACTTTATATGACTCACCAACCTTTGCCAAAGAAAATGTGAATCCCAGTCATAAATATGCCATGCAACCTATTGTTTTGAAAATTGTAGATAAAAACGGTTTTGGCGATTACACCTCGGGGATTTCCCCAACCACTCTACAACCTGAAAACATGACTAATTTGGGTGTTTTAGGAGATATAAACGAACCTTTATTAAACACGGCTATCAACCAAATCATCGCCAGCGGCAGAAGAGCTCCTCAAGTACCAAGTGTTATTGAACGTGACTTTACTGATGCCAAAGCGATTAATCCGTTGCGAAGTGAGATGTATGTAGAGAGAAAATAA
- a CDS encoding TonB-dependent receptor plug domain-containing protein has product MKKTVRAVAILAMLNTCAYAQEQDSTKVNSLKEVVISDTKFAQSKEKSGKVIEVISAKDLENKSGQSLATVLSQVTGVEINGNQSANGKNLGYYIRGGKNRQVLILIDGIPVTDASGISLEYDLRLLPVEQVESIEVMKGAASTLYGTGAATGVINITLKRASKKTIEGNAYVNIGSNNTTDNKKYNGQDFNQGISVNGSYKKVNYFAGFNSTETGNISQIAPPDESIKYEEDRFSRQNAIAKLGFKATDRLTLDFFGNYDKLKNGYDFTFDNTGFNDTNINTTTSEQVRFGFSPKFKYNKGEFVLNSGFTKIARDYSEYNSYTSVTDYSLYESRSVVVDAVNKYSFSNEFALIMGVNYQFNDMLSETPYGNIDNKTTKFNIVDGYTTFVYNLDFGLNINTGIRLNNHSAYGNNLVANFNPSFNFKTKIPFKVLASYSTAYITPSLYQLYSEYGNTDLTPEKNTTIEAGFETQLFNKKIKFDAVAFYRDQTNSFDFFFDSNTFEAYYININGTNKAKGVETEMTFEVMDKLRVNANYTFTQVDKALDRLIPKHKVNAGLDFQPTPRTLFNVNYQYFDGRNDAFFDGNTFGTSFVKLDSYQLVNALAKYELIKNRLTVFGSVTNILNEKFVENIGYSTRGRNFKLGINIVL; this is encoded by the coding sequence ATGAAAAAAACAGTTAGAGCAGTAGCTATTTTGGCTATGCTAAACACTTGTGCCTATGCGCAAGAACAGGATTCTACCAAAGTGAATTCGTTAAAAGAAGTGGTGATTTCCGACACCAAATTTGCGCAAAGCAAAGAAAAATCAGGAAAAGTAATTGAAGTCATTTCGGCCAAAGACTTAGAGAATAAATCAGGACAAAGTTTGGCCACAGTCTTATCCCAAGTAACCGGCGTAGAAATCAACGGTAACCAATCGGCTAACGGAAAGAACTTAGGCTACTACATTCGAGGCGGTAAAAACAGACAAGTGCTAATTCTCATTGACGGTATTCCGGTTACGGATGCATCAGGGATTAGTTTAGAGTATGATTTGCGATTGCTGCCGGTTGAACAAGTAGAAAGTATAGAGGTGATGAAAGGAGCGGCGAGTACTTTGTACGGAACGGGCGCGGCCACCGGAGTAATTAATATTACTTTAAAAAGGGCATCCAAGAAAACCATTGAGGGCAATGCTTATGTTAACATTGGTTCCAACAATACTACCGACAATAAAAAATACAACGGTCAAGATTTTAACCAAGGGATTTCAGTAAACGGAAGCTACAAAAAAGTCAATTACTTCGCCGGTTTCAACAGTACCGAAACCGGAAATATCTCTCAAATTGCTCCACCGGATGAATCTATAAAGTATGAAGAAGATCGATTTTCAAGACAAAATGCGATAGCCAAATTGGGTTTCAAAGCCACAGATAGACTGACTTTAGACTTCTTTGGAAACTATGACAAATTGAAAAATGGTTACGATTTTACTTTCGATAATACCGGTTTTAATGACACCAATATCAATACTACCACTTCAGAGCAAGTTCGTTTTGGATTCTCCCCGAAATTCAAATACAACAAAGGCGAATTTGTTCTGAATTCCGGTTTTACCAAAATTGCCCGTGATTATAGTGAGTATAACAGCTATACTTCGGTAACTGATTATTCCTTGTATGAATCGCGTAGCGTAGTGGTTGATGCCGTTAACAAATACAGCTTCTCCAACGAGTTTGCCTTGATTATGGGCGTAAATTACCAATTCAATGATATGTTGAGCGAAACGCCTTATGGCAATATCGATAACAAAACCACGAAGTTCAATATTGTAGATGGTTACACCACTTTTGTGTATAATCTTGACTTTGGACTCAATATCAACACCGGTATTCGATTGAACAATCATAGTGCGTATGGCAATAATTTGGTGGCCAATTTTAATCCTTCGTTCAATTTTAAAACCAAAATTCCTTTCAAAGTGTTGGCTTCTTACAGCACTGCCTATATCACCCCAAGTTTGTACCAATTGTACTCTGAATATGGTAACACCGATTTAACTCCTGAAAAGAACACGACAATCGAAGCCGGTTTTGAAACCCAATTGTTTAACAAAAAAATAAAATTTGACGCCGTAGCTTTTTACCGCGACCAAACTAATTCGTTTGATTTCTTTTTCGATTCAAACACTTTCGAAGCTTATTATATAAACATTAATGGCACCAACAAAGCCAAAGGAGTAGAAACCGAAATGACTTTTGAGGTAATGGATAAATTAAGGGTAAATGCAAACTATACGTTCACGCAGGTTGATAAAGCGTTAGACCGATTAATTCCGAAACACAAAGTCAATGCCGGATTGGATTTTCAGCCAACGCCAAGAACTTTATTCAATGTAAACTACCAGTATTTTGATGGGAGAAACGATGCTTTTTTTGATGGGAATACTTTCGGAACAAGCTTTGTAAAATTGGATTCCTACCAATTGGTTAATGCTTTAGCCAAATATGAATTAATTAAAAACCGCTTAACCGTTTTTGGTTCGGTGACCAATATATTAAACGAGAAATTCGTGGAAAACATCGGTTACTCCACCCGAGGAAGAAATTTCAAGTTGGGGATAAACATTGTTTTGTAA